From the Winogradskyella forsetii genome, the window TGACATCTACCATTTTTTCCCATTCATCTGTTTTTAATTTCTTGACGTATGATAATGGCATCAGGCCTGCATTATTTATTAATCCATCTACCTTACCATAAGTTTCTACAGACTTGGCTACTACATGTTCAAAATCTTCTTTTTTGGTCACATCTCCTGACGCTACTAATGCTTTTCCACCATTACTTTCAATAGCATCCTTAATGCTATTTAATTTGTCTTCACGTCTTGCCATTAATACAACGTTAGCGCCATCATTAGCTAATTTCTTAGCGGTTGCTTCGCCAATTCCGCTTGAGGCTCCTGTGATTATAATTGTTCTATTATCTAAATTCATAGTTTTTTGTTTTATTAATATCTAATTAAAGATGCCATGAATTATACAATATGGTTAACGCTAACGTATTAATTATTAACGGATTTACGATTCCTTCTTAAACAATTACGACTAGAACGTATTGATGCGTTGATAAGCATTAAAATAATTCGTAAACGGGCTAAGCACTAGATCTCCTATTGATTAGATTGTTTCAACCAAAAAAAATTTAATTAGAAAGAAAATATGTTAAAACCAAGAGAGAAAACACCAGATTTAACTATTAATTTAGTCAACGATACCGAATGGACTTTAAGTAAACAGGATCCTAAAACCTTTACGTTGCTCATTGTTTATAGAGGAATTCATTGTCCGGTATGTAAAAAATACTTAGAAGCCTTACAGACCAAATTATCGGAATTCAATGATTTAGGCGTCAACGTCATTGCTATAAGTAGTGATACCGAAAAGACAGCGAAGAAAACTTATGACGAATGGGCTATAGGCGATGTACCTATCGGCTTTGAATTTCCTATTGAAGACGCGAGAGCATGGGGCTTATTTATCTCTAAAGGAATTAAAGACGAACCAGAAACGTTTATTGAGCCAGGCTTGTTCTTAATTCGTCCTGATCAAGAATTATATGCGGCTTCCATTCAGAGCATGCCTTTTGCACGTCCTGAATTTGATGCTCTTATAAAGGCTATAAAATTCGTGAAGAAAGAAGATTATCCCGCTAGAGGAGAGGCTTAAACTTTACAATCGAAATTTTAAAAATCATATTACAAATCATATTATAACAATTAACTATGGAAAGTATATTTAAAACTGACACCGATATTTTCAAACCCTTTAAATTAGGAGATATCGAATTAAAAAATAAAATAGTAATGGCGCCAATGACGCGCTCGCGAGCCATTGAC encodes:
- a CDS encoding peroxiredoxin-like family protein, with product MLKPREKTPDLTINLVNDTEWTLSKQDPKTFTLLIVYRGIHCPVCKKYLEALQTKLSEFNDLGVNVIAISSDTEKTAKKTYDEWAIGDVPIGFEFPIEDARAWGLFISKGIKDEPETFIEPGLFLIRPDQELYAASIQSMPFARPEFDALIKAIKFVKKEDYPARGEA